The genomic interval GTCAGATTTAGCCACTTGTCATCTtggattatgttttatttccactattacaaaaaaagagtcTATTTTGGGACAAGGCTGGTGTTGAGGCTCTGGAGGTGAATCTGGTTTGCCATGATGTCACCATGGGAAAATAGTTCATGGGCCTTGGCCATGATATATTCAGAGACCTGAACCTTTCGAATGGATGTatcattaaaaactattttctgtGAAGCTGCTCACTGTGGAGGTGAAGGTTCCACCGTGATGTCAACCTGGTGTTACTTTGAGGAGGTCAGGTGGGAGGAGCTATGCAGATGGAGCCAGTTGGACCTTATTAGTGTCGTCTGTCGTCGGCCAAACTCACAGTGGACTGTTGTCGCTCTGACAGACTCCAGCACCCACAGCGTCACGGTCGACTTCAGCTTCCATCACAGCCAACAGAGCTCGTTCGCCAGGGACGGAAAATCACTTCTTGTGCATGTTGAGGTATCTGGTTTTGTGAACTGAGTGGAATATTCAGGGTATTTATTGCCCTTGAATGAAggaaaacttttttcttctgtgagaTCACCTTCACCTCAGCTGGAAGACTTTCTTCTTTCCACGTGGAGATTCAAAGATGCATCTTGTGATGGCCGTGAGTTCTCTTATGTTCATGACTTTATTTCTGTCACCGGTCCAAACCAAGTTCTACAGACCGTTCCAGTTCAACCAGTACAAAGCTGGGCTCAGTCAGCACCATGACCAAGGGAAACCCACCAGCAGACACAAGTAAGTCCTGTCCCCTCGTCTTCTGAGGGATCAAGTCTacgttattttatatattaaataacattttattgaattttacCATCATAATTATGTGACCTgactctcttctctcatcttgTATCTCCTCTCTTAAAGGAACCACTGTGCTTATGTCATTGAAAAGACCGTTTCCTTCACCGTGCAGGACGGGGCCGCCCCCTATGTGAAAGCAGAATACAACAAGTGTTCCTGGGGCCAAAAATGTTCAACTCTGATGTGAGTAAACAACAAATTCTATTATGATAAATTTAGCCTTCGCTCCACCTCGTAGTAAAAGGAATTTGGGATTTATATCACAAAATATAAGTGTATGTGTCTGACTGGTTGTTGGTTGATCCACTCAGGTATCGACTGCTGTACAAACCAACCTACAAGGTGGCACATAAAACCGTCACAGAGCTGGAATGGCGTTGTTGTCCAGGGTACTCTGGTTATGGCTGTATGGAGGGTCCTCCAGTCTACCAACACCCTATGAAACTGATGCCGCCATTCAAGGGCCCCCCAATGAAAGGCCCACAGTTAAAGGGGCCACAGTACAAAGGCCCAATGTTCAAGGGCCCCATGTTTAAGGGCCCACCTGTTAACACTGCTGTGAAAGCCAACCCATGGAGTCAACCCAAAGGACCGCCCACCAACAGCTTCACCTCTTACCCAATGCGTCACTTTGGGCCCCCGAGGACCTCCTCCTATTCAGACACCTCCTTTGAACCCTATCCGCCTGAGCCAGAGCCACAGCCGATGCCAGACCACCAGGAGCCGCATCACCCAGAGCATCACCCAGAACACGACCCAGAGCATCACCCAGAACATGAGCATGAACATGAGCCGAGCCAAGGACCTGAAGAACATTTACCAGAGGAaattcctcctcccccctctggtGTTGAACAGCCTGAGGCTGAGATCGTAGGTGTGTCCCAACTCCAAACTACATTGAATTCTTACTGCATTTGAATATTTAGTGAACGAGTGACAAAAACTGAACAGACTCACAACTCACAAAGTAATAAAATCATTTTGGGCTCCAAGAAAATAACTAATCTTATATTTTTGAACCAGATTCAAACTGGAATCACACCAATGCAAGGTGTGTTTGTTCCAATTTTAacagcttttctttctcctctcaggCCAGGCTCTTAACAGGGAGACAGACGAGCGAATATATCGAATGGAGGAGGATGTGCAACGTCTAAACCAGGGTCTGGAGACGCTGAGGGGGACTGTGAATGGACTGGAGGATAGTCTACGAGCCTCTCTGAGAGAGGATGCCAACAGGATGCTGTCAgcgctgctctctgctgctcctgttCCTGCACCAGCTCTAGCCTCCAGTCTGTCCACTGTAGGGTTTGCAGAGATTCCAGGAGGAAATGCTGAGACAGAGGGTCTTGATGGCAGACAAGTGTTTACAGGCCTCACAGAACTGAATGGAAGAGTAGAGGAGCTCAGGGCAGAGCTACAAGCAAAGACAGtagagctgcaggagctcaaAGCAACAGTGATGGGACATGACGGACAACTGAAGAAAATATCAAACTTACCAGGAGTGGTATCAAACTCCACTGGCAATCTTACCCAGAGAGCTATGGAGAATCTCATGGATGCCAAGCTGAATGCAGCCAGGACAGAAATTCTGGGTGGGTTTGAGAAGCGTGTGGAGAATGCCGAGGGCCGTTGTGAGGAAAAAGCTGGTGATGTGCGTCGTCAGTGCCAGAGGGAGCAAGGTGAAAGGCAGGAGCAGATGGAAGATGCTCTGCATGAAAGTACCACAGACTTGAGAACAGAGCTGATAAATCTCCAGGCACAGATCCATGGCTTCAAGGCTACAGAAGGCTGCTGTGGCAGAACGAGTGGACTGGTTGAAAGGGTGCAGCAGCTGGAAACATCAGTGGCAGGCCTCAACCAGTCGCAGGGGCACCTGAGAGTGGAACTGGGTGCACACAAGGACCACATAGAAGGAATGATGGAGGGGCGTCTGGGGTATGTTGAGGCCAAGCTCAACCTGACTGGGCAGATTGAAAGTGTGGAGactggaaggaggaggggtgagacggGACAGGGCCTGGAGGACAGAATGGAGGGTAAGCTCAGGGATCTGGAGGGACGTTTACTGAcggctctggaggagctgggtAATGCCACTGCCCCTGCACTGCTGGAGGGTCATGCTGTTCCCGCTCTGGAGACAGAAGTGGAGTCACTACAAGATAGACTAGAGGTGGATGTGGACAGATTACAGAAACACCTGAACAACCTTCAGActctctgctcctcatcctGTTCCTCAACTCAAAGCCCATCTGCCCTCCAGGGAGACTCTGCTGCATCCAGTGCTGCCCTGGCAGAGGAGCAGAATGTGAAGGAAGTATTGGACATGCAAGATGAGCGTTTACAAACCCTGAATGTCACACTGCAGAATATCTTGATGCGTCTGAGCCTGAGGGAACAGCAGGAACAAGCAGAAGGAGATGCTCCGATCCAGGGAGAGCTCACAATCCTCAAGTTTAATGTTCGCTCAGTCAACCGCACTCTGAGAGGCCTCCAGAATTCCCTGGGAACAGTCGTCCACCAGGTGGGTAAAACCAACAGCTCCTGGCATGAGAGAGAGGCTCGTCTAGCCCAGCAGATTAAGGGTGTGGTCCAGCTGGTAGGTCATCAGGCTTCCATGCTTGGGGCAGGTGAGCGCCGTCTGACCCGTGTGAAGGGTGAGCTGCACGAGATGAAGAGGCGGCTCGCAGAGGAGGTGCGGGGCTGTCAAAGCACAGCTATGGGCGTCCAGAAAGAGGTAACGGAGGTTGAAGGGCGTGTTGCCAGTGTGGAGGACCAGTGTAAAGGTCTGAATTACTTGGCAGAGGACCTGGAGAGAATCAGGGAGGAGCTCGAGAAACAATCGCATGGTCTTCTCCTGCAAGTCAACGGGACTCTCTCCAGCCACGCCCAGCAGCTGTCCGAGCTGAGAGGCGGACTCCAAAACTGCACCGAAAAGGTAGAACCAACACAACAAAGTCTAGAGCTGGAGGCAGAGCCGAGACGAGGGGACACCTTCACTTTCAATTAGTTCAATTTATAATAGAAGTAAAGAcaatagattttaaaatgaatgaaaagggTCAAATATTCTGGAGGTGTAGTGGGGCCCACTAAGCACCCGTCTCATTATTTGAATTGTAAATTACAAAGGTTTTGAACCTGCACTGAAATATGTTTGgtattgtttgtttgcttacactatgaaaagaaaaacaaaaaaggcagtTAATTCTGCCTCAGAACAAAGAATCTTTGTATCATGAAGGTGCCGAGATGAACAGTTTCTTTCAGTGGACCAAGTGATTGAGGGGAAACCGCAGCAAACTGCACCTTACTGTACTGATTCTGTAaagcgtaaaaaaaaattcttatatGAACAACTTTTTAacaatgtttacatgtttttgtattgatttttcatATGTCTAGACTAGATGTACCCAagatattatgtttttatatgatttcattttatgGTTCTGCACAGCTCATATTTTAATTGTAACCCTGTTAAAATGTTAGCATTTCAAGCTATAAGCTGTTTACTTTGAAGGTTTTTCATCACTGACGATCCAATAAACAACTTTCTTTACTGCTCATGTTTTCTTAGTTCGCAGATATGTCACAAAACAGATATTACAGACATCAATTCAATTTCGAAACAAAAGCAACCCTGAATTTCAGTGACTTATCAATTTGAGAATTGATTAATACTCCTGACTGCTGAGTGACTGGGAGGCCTGACAGACTCATGATTAAGTTAATGGGTACAGGCCACGCTTGCCACGAAAAAATTACAAATGGTCAGACAATCAGGACGCAGCAGCCAACATCcatctcgtcctctctctctctggacggCCAGCTGTCTGAGCAAAGTTCTTATTGGACGTTGCGACAGGGCCACAGGTCTCCTGACTAATAACGCTCCCGTTAGTTCCTCTTCGCTTATCGGACAAACAGCCATTAAAATGACACCTGTGTGGCAGATGAGCTCTGGGCGATGTGAAAACCTTCTAGTCGGAGACATGTGGTTAATAATAACTACGGAAATGCCGGGGGGGCACAAATACAAACCTAGATCATGATGCAGTTtcatggaaacaggaagtgagaggaagaaagagatatacatttcccactttttttcAGGGCTTCATTACATCAtgtttagatttattttctgtattccTCTCATGCGTCCGTTAAGATCACACCTCACATAAACCCAGACAACAACACATTCATCTTGCTCGGTTCCAAATAGACACTCGGACATGACGGGCGTTCAGGGGCTCTGGTGAATTCATCTCCTCTGACTCAGTCCCTCACAGATCTGACTCTGAGTTACACATGCCGTCACTCGGCCGAGGAATGCGCCCAAATGGCAAAAGGCAAAGGACAGAGGATGTTTGGGTAAACAGAGGCTGCGGCCGACTCACATGTGAATCATTACTGTCCTCATTACAGTGTTGATCACAGTTACAGGAGAAGCCCTGCAGCCGATCACCTTCACTCAAGGACTCGCAGCTTCTGAGTAATAAGACCCAGAATTGCACATTTCTGAAGAGGCAGAAGCATCTGATGCTGTAGTGTCACGTTTCTCCTCTACACCCAACACAAGTCGAATCATGTTCAGAAACATTAATGTTTTCAATGACAAACATGACATATGACATATGGGAGATCATCCATCTCCCAGCTTTAGAAGATGAATACTGAGTTCTTATTACTGAAACGTTTTGGTATGTCTGGCCAGTAACATTCTCACATCTGGATTCCTGCCAAAGTGCCTGAAGAACAAAGTGGAAGTGGATTAGTGCAGCGAGGAGATGACTGAACATCTGTGGAGCGATATCGTCCACACGTGCAGATTTTATGAGCAGATTTGATGTATTTACTGGACGGATGTTAGGAGCATGACGAGCTCTTTCATTAACACTGGGAGTTAAAGGTTCTTGTTTCTTTCACACAAGAACTATGaacatcattttcagttttaactGAGACTTTGGATGTTGATGTTATTTTAGGAATGAttataaaagataataattCATAAGATAATGTACAGCAGTTGATTTGCAGACAGTTAGATATTATTCTCATGTTTGCATTCAATATGAATCTAGAGCCAGGAGTTGATTAGCTGAGCATAGCATGAAGACCGAATTTATGTTTGgtttatgtttgtatttaaCTCACAAGATGtaaagtgttattattattattattattattattattgagctTTAGAGCTATTGTAGCTAGGTAGCTAGCTTGACATTTCCCCCCTGCCTCGTTTTTATGCTAATGCCACAGTCATGTCATATCAGAGTTGCCATAGTTACAGTTTCCCACATCTGTAAATAGTGTTAGAACCTAAATCAAAGTCATAATTACAATTGGAAAAAGAGAGCTGCAGATAaaactctcacattcacactgcagTGAAACACTTTGTTCACATGACGTCACAACATGACgttgtgattgtgttttctCGGCGTGTTACAGTGCGACACTGTCAGTgttacagtgtgacagtgtgtcagtgttacagtgtgacagtgtgtcagtgtcagtgtgacaatgttacagtgtgacagtgtcACAGTGTGCCAGTGTTACAATGT from Scophthalmus maximus strain ysfricsl-2021 chromosome 3, ASM2237912v1, whole genome shotgun sequence carries:
- the emilin3a gene encoding EMILIN-3 yields the protein MHLVMAVSSLMFMTLFLSPVQTKFYRPFQFNQYKAGLSQHHDQGKPTSRHKNHCAYVIEKTVSFTVQDGAAPYVKAEYNKCSWGQKCSTLMYRLLYKPTYKVAHKTVTELEWRCCPGYSGYGCMEGPPVYQHPMKLMPPFKGPPMKGPQLKGPQYKGPMFKGPMFKGPPVNTAVKANPWSQPKGPPTNSFTSYPMRHFGPPRTSSYSDTSFEPYPPEPEPQPMPDHQEPHHPEHHPEHDPEHHPEHEHEHEPSQGPEEHLPEEIPPPPSGVEQPEAEIVGQALNRETDERIYRMEEDVQRLNQGLETLRGTVNGLEDSLRASLREDANRMLSALLSAAPVPAPALASSLSTVGFAEIPGGNAETEGLDGRQVFTGLTELNGRVEELRAELQAKTVELQELKATVMGHDGQLKKISNLPGVVSNSTGNLTQRAMENLMDAKLNAARTEILGGFEKRVENAEGRCEEKAGDVRRQCQREQGERQEQMEDALHESTTDLRTELINLQAQIHGFKATEGCCGRTSGLVERVQQLETSVAGLNQSQGHLRVELGAHKDHIEGMMEGRLGYVEAKLNLTGQIESVETGRRRGETGQGLEDRMEGKLRDLEGRLLTALEELGNATAPALLEGHAVPALETEVESLQDRLEVDVDRLQKHLNNLQTLCSSSCSSTQSPSALQGDSAASSAALAEEQNVKEVLDMQDERLQTLNVTLQNILMRLSLREQQEQAEGDAPIQGELTILKFNVRSVNRTLRGLQNSLGTVVHQVGKTNSSWHEREARLAQQIKGVVQLVGHQASMLGAGERRLTRVKGELHEMKRRLAEEVRGCQSTAMGVQKEVTEVEGRVASVEDQCKGLNYLAEDLERIREELEKQSHGLLLQVNGTLSSHAQQLSELRGGLQNCTEKVEPTQQSLELEAEPRRGDTFTFN